From the genome of Spirochaeta lutea:
GCGTAAATAGGATCCTCATCCTTGAGGTTGATTACTAACACGTTCTCATGTACGACGGCACAGCGTTTAAGCTGTTCCCGGAAGAGATTCTGGTGCTCAAAATAGAGGTCAACCCGTTCCTTCACATCCCGGAGGGCGAGAATTTCTTCGATACTATGGTCCCGGCAGTAATCAATGAGATCCATCATGAGCTGGTAATTAGAGATACGGAAGTTCTTGAAGCGGCCCAGACCGGTACGGGCATCCATGATGAAGTTGAGCAGGACCCATCCCTGGGGATTCAACACCTCATCCAGGGTGAACTGGGCGCTGTCTCCCTTATCCACTGCGTCCATCATCTCCTGGCTGATGGCAGGAAAGGCCTGGCTGCCGCCGTAGTAATCGTACACCACCCGGGCAGCGGAGGGGGCCTGGGGATCTATGATATGATTGGCCTGGGGGCCGACCCGCAGGGTTTCGGAGACATGGTGGTCAAAGGCCAGGTAAACCCCGGGAACATAGGGCAGATTCGTGGTAATGTCCCGATCCGTAACAGGAATCAACCCGTCTTGCATATCTTTGGGATGTACAAAGGTAATCTCGTCAACAAGGCCCTTTTCCCGCAGCAGCACTGCGCAGACAAGACCATCAAAATCGCTTCTGGTAAGAAGCCGGTAGGTCCCCTCAGCGGTCTGATCCATGGATCCTCCTGTGTATGCGAAAAGGGTAATAGAAAGCATGAGGCTTTGCAAGACGGTATTCTGCCGGTACAATACGAGCATGAAAACCATACCATACTCAAACCAATCACCCATGGTACTCGCCGGCGACATCGGCGGGACCAATACAACCCTGGCCCTGGTGGAGCGGGGATCCGCCGGGGATTTTACCGTCCTAGCCAGCAAACGGTTCTCCAGCCAGGATTTGTCCGGCATGGAAGAGGCCATCGCCCAGGCCCTGGATGAGTTTTCCGCAGACCATCCCCAGGCGAGCCTTCGGGGATGCTGCCTGAGCGGGGCCGGTCCGGTGGTGGACAATATCTGCCACACCTCCAATATCCCCTGGAACATTGACGGCCCGGCGATCCAGAAGAAATTCGGCCTGCCGACCATCATTATTAACGACTTCTCTGCCATCTGCTACGGCATCCCCCTGCTGGATCCGGCAGACCCGGCACAGCTAACCCCCCTGCCCCACCCCGACGGCACCATGCCGGCCCAGAGCGAGATGCTACCCGGGTTGTCGGTGCAGGCCGTGGTAGGCGCTGGTACCGGTTTGGGAATCGGGTACCTCGTAAAGGAAGGCCAACGCTATGTAGCCTTCCCCTCCGAAGCCGGACACAGCGATTTCGGAGCCTTTGACCCCGAAACCCGGGAGCTGCAAGCCTACCTTCACGAGAAGATCGGGGCGAACCCCGGCACCGAACAGTACGTATCCGGCCAGGGCATCGTAAACATCCATGAGTTTTTCTGCTCCCGCCAGTCCGCTCTGAATGAAACCAATACCGCCATCCTCGGCCTTCCCCGAGATCAGCGCGCCCCAGAGATCTCCAAGGCCTCAGACAGCGATCCGATCTGCGGAAAGAGCTTACAGCTCTTCGTTCAGATGTATGCCCGGTTCGCCAGCTCCATGGCTTTGACCTACCTGCCCAAGGGCGGATTATTCTTAGCAGGGGGAATCGCAGCGAAAAACAAGCAGTGGTTCATCAAGGATTCTTTTTTCATGGAAACCTTTCTAAAAAATTATAAAGAATCCATGAAGGCAGCCCTCTATAATATACCCGTGTACATTGTAGAGGATTATGGGATTTCACTCTCCGGAGCAGCCCATGGTTTCTTCTCCCTTAACCAGTAACCCGGCGGCATAACCGGGCCGGACGGCGAAAGGAGTTACCATCATGAATAACCAGGAACTTGCAGCCCTGCTCGAGCACCAGGGTATCGACGCGGACCTGTCCCTGTCCATTCTTGAGCGCTACAACACGGGAGCATTGCACCGGAACGCCGAAACGATTTCCGGGATACCGAATCTAGACGGCGACCGAATCCTGGACCATGATGCCTTGCCTACGGTCAGTCTGCCCGCATCGGAAATCCGGCGGGCCCTGGGCGAATTGGGCATTTCCGCTTCCGAGCAGGATACCATCCTGATCCACCTGCAGTGGCTGGCTCCGGGGAAGGATTACAGCATCGGGGCCCCGGAGTACTCCGGGGCCAAACCCCTGGATCCTCCGGCCCATGACACCCTCATGATTCTCAGTCCGAGGCATTACACCTTCCTGGGCTGGATCCTGCTGCCCCTGGTGAGTTTTGGGGTCCTGAACGGGGGATCAGCCACCAGCTATGCCGACGAAAAGAAGAACAAACAACCCGATCCGGGGGTTTTTTCGACATTTAGGGACTACTTTGCCCGTCATGCCAAGGAGGTTCGGGGCATACCCAAGGGAATTGCCCCTGGGTACTACAATCAGGACGGCTCCCCGGGGCCGAGTTTTCTGGTTCTCAAGCTGCGGGCCAGCCTGCTCATGGCAAAACAATGCCTGGCCATCCGCAAAAGCTTAGAACTGCCAACCTCCCAGGACCTGCGGCCCCTCTTTCCCTTCTTTCAAATGACCAGCCGGGCGAATACCGAGACCATCCTGAACACCTACCGGGAGTACGAAAACCACCCCCTGCTGAGGCCCTTGGCCGAGGAGCTGGGCATCAAGATCTCCGACTGGAAAACCGGTATTCAGCCCATGGTAGCCGCGTTGACCCATAGCGATGAGGGGGAGCCCAAGAGCATTTTCCTCAAGGCCTACGGAAAGCCCCATACCCCCCTTGCCCTGCCCGGCGGCCATGGTCAGAACTTTCTGACCCTCCGAACTATCTACCGGGACCTTTTTAACCAGGGAAAACGCCTCGTTTATCTCGGGAATGTAGACAATCTCGGGTTTCTGCCCGATCCCCAGAGTATCGGCTACCTGGTGATCGACGGGGCCTGTGCTGCCTTTGATTTTGCCTTCAAAACCAGGGTGGATACCAAGGGGGGAATCCTGCTACGCCGGGAGGACGGCGGACTTACCTGTGCGGACATCGGTCCCGCCATCAGCCCCGAAGAGGTATCCCAGGCGGAAGACCAGGGTACAAAAATCCTCTTCAACTGCGCTACCGGATTGTTCCGTCTGGATTACCTGGACGAACACCTGGAACGGATCATTGAGGAGCTGCCGACCCGGATTACCGACCAAAATAAGGATGCCGGAAAGTACAGTCAGGCAGAGCAGGTAACCTGGGAGGTCCTATCACTCCTGGACCGCTTCTTGGTGTTCGGTGTGAATAAATACCACCGGTTCCTGGCTGCCAAAATTCTCATGGACACCTACCTAACCAGCGGACTGCTCCCCACACCCCCAGATACGGACCAACGGGACCAACAGGATCATCCAGCCAGGCCTGAGATCTCCCCGGAGGTCTACCAGGTAGCCCGGGAGCTCCACGAGGGGCTTGAATACCTGCTCACCCACCGGTACGGCCTCATCCAGAAGGACGGAACCTGGATCGATCCGGGCGCCGGCCAGGTTCAGTAAGCCAGGTTCAGTAAGCCAGGTTCAGTAAGCCAGGTTCAGTAAGCCAGGTTCAGTAAGCCAGGTTCAGTAAGCCGGAGAACCGCCTCCTAGCCCAGCCCCAGCATGGGCCGCGAACCCTGCAGGACCTTCCGTTCAAATTGGCTCTGCATTTCCCGGCTGATAAAATCTAGAATCTTATGCTGGGCTGTGGTATCTGTGGAGTGTTGGAAGAGGACAACATACACCGTCGCCGTATCCGTTTTCCGCATCCCTGCCACGATCCCGTCCACCAGGGCCAAGCGGTTTCCGAGATTCAGCTGAATTCCCGGCAGGCGCTGGTTCTGCTCCAGGTGGATGTGGTGTCCCGGATCAAAGGCACAGGCCATTCCCGCCACGGAGATATCATAAATCCGGCCCGTTCGGACCGAACCGTCGGTTTTGATGTTATATCCCGCCCGGGTTTGATCGGTACAGTTTACCCGGAGGTGCTTACGCCTACCCGGCTTGTAAAAGGCCTTCAGGGTCTCTCCCATTTGGGAAAGCACAACCTGGGGACTGCGCTGGCTATCCACCACCCGGTGGGGAAGATCATAGGGCTTCAGGGCGCTGGCGATGATTCCGGCCTCAGCCTTGGTGCACAAGCCCAGGGCCACATCCCGGGTTTTCAGATGTCCGGCAAGCCCGCCGATAATACGCAGCCATTCATCGGCCGGCACCCCGGCATCCAGGTTGCAAAAGAAGATGCTCCCCGGAAAGACCTCGGCGCATTGTTTGATACCCTCATGGCTCTGGGTAACCAGGGTGGGGATTTGTTTTCGAATGAATAACGGAACAACCTGCTCCCGAACCCATGGGGGCGGAGCAAAGAACAAGACAGAACTTCCCTCAATCATGGCAGCCCTTACACACAAGAAATGCTCTTTTTTTACTTAATCCCCGAAGCCGGGGGCGGGGAGCTACCCGTTATCCGAGGCCCCTTGGGTGAAGTTATACCATGAGGTTTGGGATTTTGCATCAGTTTTTGCCGGTTTTAGGGTGATTTCCATGCCTGGGGTCTCAGACGCTGACGGGGCTTCCCCCGTCCAGGCCGAGGAAGAGCGGCCCCGCGAACCATGGGCACCCAACCCTAGGGTGCCGAGGTGTCGCCGCCCTGAAAATCCCGGTACAACAGGCTGGGCTGCACCCCCGTATTGTTCTGATATTTCCCCGACGAGTAGGTATCGTAATCACCCTGGATACTGTGGTAAAAAATCTGGCAGATCTGCACCCCGCTGTAGATGCGGATGGGCTGAACGCAGAAGATTTCCAGGGTCCAAAAACCCCGGAACCCCACATCCCCGAAACCGGCGGTAATATGCACGAAGAGCCCTAAGCGCCCGATGGACGACCGCCCCTCCAGCATGGGAACCAGGCCGTTGGTGGCGGTGTACTCCTTGGTACGTCCCAGGTACAGGCGGTGGGGCTCCAGCAGCAGTCCTTCCTCGGGAATTGTAATCCGTGATGCCGGGTTGGGGGTGCGCATATCCAGGACAGGATTGTCGTAGACAAGCAGGTCCTGATGTAAACGCAGATTGTAACTGTTGGGATTCAGCTGATCCGGGTGAAAGGGATCAATAATTATTTCAGAACCGAGTTTGTTCTGAATTTCACGACCCGAGAGTATCATTGGAAGGACTAGGGGATCTTACATCAGATCCCGGGGTTTGCGGGCTTCTTTGCCGGTCTTTTCACACACGGCAAAGTGCCGCATTTTACCATTTTCGAATACAGACTTCATAATAATCTTACCGCCCCAGCGGCTTACTAGTTCCTTCGCACCTTCACGACGTGCGTTCTTTGAAATGTTACCACCTGCCATAAGAATCTCCTTTGCGGTGTATAGTTAAATCGAGCTGAATATGTACCAGATAAGCCGGAAAAAGGCAAGTCCGCAGAGGCGGGACATTCACCCCTTGCTGGATATCGGATACCTCAGTCGAAAAAAAGGGGGCTAATCCCGGAAGACCGCCCCCCAAATTGATCAATACCCTGGATCAACCGGCGTCGATGGCGTCTACAGGACAAACCTCGGCGCAGGCTCCGCAGCTGGTACAAGCCTCGGGATCAATCACACGTACGTCACCCTGCTCGGAAATGGCCTCTACAGGACATTCAGGCTCACAGGCGCCGCAGTTGATGCATTCGCTATTAATTGAATAAGCCATAGCGTGCTCCTTTATTCTGTGGATGGGCCATTATAGACCCCAGTCACCGGCTTTGACAAGCAGCGTTATGCCGGCATGGCTAAAACTCCGTTACCAGCAGGCTTGCCCCGGCTCGAGAAAGGGCCCGGGGCTTCCGCAGCTCCAGGCGTCCGGAGACAACCTGGGGCCACCGGGCTCTGAGCGCCCGGATTACCTCCAGCGCCAGGGTCTCCAGAAGGTAGTATTCCCCCTCCTGGGCAGTCTGCATAATGACCTCGCTCATCCCGGCGTAATCCACCGCGAACTGTACATCATCACTCTGGGCCGCCCGGGTTGCATCGTAACTGCACCGGAGGGTTACCGCCAGGGGTTGGGGAAGATCCCGTTCCTCGGGATACACCCCGATAATACAGTCAAAGACAAAATCCTCGAATCCAACCTGACATATAAACTGGTTATCCTTCATTGATAGCCCTCCTTGTCCGTGTCCATCCTACCCTTCAACCCCCCCGGGTTCCAAGGCCTGGGTCTATGAATCCCCTGGGCACCCGGTTACCAGCCCGGCCTTGCGTTGGGGGGAAAATCGGATGATACTACCCCCGAGAGGAACTATATGCTTGCAGTTTTTGACAGCGACGGCTGCGTCTTTGACACCATGGAACCCAAACACCGCCGCACCTTTATTCCCCAGGTAGTCCGCCACTTCGGTCTTGAGGCCTTAGAACAGGAGCTGACCGAGGTGTGGTGTAGGATAAACCTGTACAGCCGCAGCCGGGGGCTCAACCGCTTCCCCGGACTTATCGCAACCCTGGATACCCTTCGGAAGGACTACGGATTCTCCGATCTGCCCACCCTCCCGGCATTACGGGAATGGCTTGCCGGCGCTCCAACGCTCTCTAATCCGGCCCTGGAACAGGCCATCGGGAATACCCCGGAAGTATCCGAGGCAAGACAGGAGTTAACCCGGGTTTTAGCATGGTCCCAGGATGTAAACAATCTAGGGAAAACCGTCCTGGCAGACCCCGGGATTTTTTCCGGAGCTGAGGAAGCCATGAACACTCTGGCGCACCAGGGATTCACTCTGGGGGTGGTCAGCCAGAGTCCCCGGACATCGGTTATCCAGCACTGGCAGAGCCGGGGACTCATAACCCGGTATCATCTTTCGGATAGAATGTTCGGCCAGGAGGACGGAAAGAAGGCAGACTGCCTCATAGACCTAACCCGGCACCCCGCCGAGGACAGGATTCCCCCACTGCCGTCCCCGGGCCCTACAGATAGAATCCAGCCGGCCCTGCCGTCTGCACAATACGCCCCGCCCCAGCATCCCCCGGGGATCTTCTTCGGCGACGCCCCGGCTGATCTTGAGGCAGCCCGGGAGGCGGGATTTCTCTTCTTTCCCATCATTCCGGGCAGGGAGGTGCAATCCTGGCAGTCGGTGCTGATCTGGTTAGATTCCTGGGCTGTCCCGGGAAAAATTCCGGGCAAGAACGCGGAGACGGGGTTAACCCGTTTACAGGAAGAATTTCTGACAAGCCTGCCCCCTCTGGACGAGGGAGGATTCGGCTATAACGGAGAGTAGCACACCGAGTACGAGTTCCAGCCCGGGACAAGCTCCATAAACCAGGGATCGGGGGGCTGCAGGGCTATACCCCCGGAAACCGCTCTCAGGCGCGCAGGCCCTTGTCCCCGGCGTCCCGGGAAACTCCGCGACAGTGAACCCGTCCCCGGGATCAGGCAAAGGCCTTAAGGTAGATTTCCACGCTTCGGGCCATTTCCAGAGCGAACTCGGAGATGTGTTTACGCTGGTAGACGCCTTGGATGTAGTGGTCAAAATCAAAGTCATCCCTGCCGGAGCGCTCCTGAAACATCTGCCTGATCTGGGTTTCACTCAATGGACTGTAGCTGTCGGTCTGGACGATGTACCGGGGGTCAAACCGGGGCGGTTTTCTCCGCTGAATCTGCTGTTCCGTGGGGTAGCCGTAGACCAGCATGGCAGCGGGGACGACCCAGGGGTCCAGGGTCAGCAGGCTGGTCACCTCCTGGTGTTGTTCCACAATATCGCCGATGTAGCAGGAGCCGAGGTTCAGGGCGTGGGCCGCTACAACGGTGTTTTGGGCTGCAATGAGGGCATCGGCGAGGGCGAGGATCAGGTCGCTGTATTGGGGTTTGCGGGGTTCAAGCCCGGCGGCGCGGTAGATATCGGTCCAGCGCCGGCAGTCCGCCAGGAATATGAGTACCAGGGGGGCTTGGGCGATGAAGGGCTGGTTATCGCAGAGCCGGGCCAGGCGCTGTTTTTTTTCCTGGCTCTGGATGTCCAGGATAGTGTAGAGCATCTGGTTTCCCGCGGTGGGAGCCTGGAGGGCAGCAGTGATGATCTGGCGTCGTTCCTGGGGGGCAATAGGCCGGTCTTGAAAGACCCGGACGGATTTCCGGTCATTCAGCTGGGTAAGGACGTCGGGTTGATTCGGCATGGTCGGTTCTCCTGTTTCTGGGGCTGGGGAGGTGAAGATGGCATGGGAATCCCCTCAAAACCGGATCCCACCCCCCTCGAAAGAGGGGTTAAAACCCCGTGGATCCCGAGGCTAACAGATCTCGGGCGCTCAGCAGCAGCTGCCGGGTCTCATCAAGGCTGATGCAGGCGTCGGTAATGGAGACACCGTGCTTCAGCTGATCGAGATTTTCAGGGATCGCCTGACGGCCCTCGTGAATATTGCTCTCTAGCATGAATCCGGTAATCTCATGAACACCGCTGAGACGCTGGCGAAGGATATCCTCCAAAACCAGACGCTGCCGGGTATGATCCTTCCCGGAATTGGCATGGGAACAGTCCACCATGACCCGATCCAGGAGGCCGGCCTGGCGAAGCAGCTGCCCCGACCGCTCCACCTGTTCGCGGTAGTAATTCGGCCCCTGGTTGCCTCCCCGGAGGATGAGGTGACTCAGTTCGTTGCCCCGGGTAGCCAGGACGCAGGTATTCCCATGAATGTCGATTCCAATGAAGCGGTGGGGCTTACAACTGGAGGCCATGGCGTTGACGGCGGTCTCGATGTTGCCGTCGGTTCCGTTTTTAAACCCGATAGGCATACTCAGTCCCGAGGCCATCTCCCGGTGGGTTTGACTCTCGGTAGTCCGGGCGCCGATGGCTCCCCAGGACAGGAGATCGTCAATGTACTGGGGCACGATGGGATCAAGCATCTCGCTTCCCGTGGGAATACCCAGACTGGTGATGTCTACCAGAAGCTTTCGGGCTAACCGCAGGCCGGTCTGGATATCGTAGGAGCCGTTCAGGTGGGGATCAAGAATGAGTCCGCGCCATCCCAGTTTTGTCCGGGGTTTTTCAAAATACACCCGCATGACCAGGTATATCTCCTGCTCCACTTCCTTCCGGAGTTCGGCGAAGTGCCGGGCATACTCCAGTCCCAGTTCAGGATCATGGATTGAACAGGGACCCACTACCCCGAGCAGCCGCCGGTCCCGACCGGTAAGAATATCTTGGATCACCCCGCGGCTTTCCACCACCGTGGCCACACTCTGGGCGGTGATGGGAATCTCCTCTATGAGCCGGCTGGGGGGCGTTAGGGCCTCTACGCTGGCAATCCGCAGGTCGCTGGTTTTTTCGATGGGGCCCGCCATGGGGTCGTGGAGCTGTTGCTGGTGGTTATCCATTGTATTTCCTTCTTGGTTTTTCCGGGGTGATTCTCATGCCCGGACTTCCGGCATCCTCAGTGCTTTCATGAACCGCCCCCGGCAGTGTCGTTTCATTCCGGCAGGAAATCCTGAGCTCCCGGGCTTTCCGGGTGGCAAGCCCCCGAACCGCCGAGTCATACGGTTTCCGTGATCTGCTTCACCGAGGCTGGTGCCGGGTCCGGCGGCTAACAGAACCCGGAGAACGTGGTTCTGGAATGTGCATCCCGGGGTACTGGGACCGAGTCAGGCCGGACAGGCCGGACACACCCCCAGTCTGTGAGGGTAGCCGGTTTACCCCCGGGCAATCAAGACTGAGCCAGGGCTATCTGCTTCCAAACCTCGGGCTCGTCACCGATGGCGACCATCGTTTTTGTCCGGACCAGGGGAGTTTTTATCAATCCCTGGTCGGCTTCCAGCTCCTCGGATACGGAAAATTCCATATAGGCCATACCCCGGTCCTGGTAGGCCCGGCTCTGGCTGTCCAACATCTCATCCCAGCTGCGAACCTGGGCGATGTGGGAAAGTTCCCGGGGAGCCAAGCCCTTTTCCTGGATATCCCGAAACTGGAAGGGAATCCTCCGTTCCTTAAAAAACCGCTCAGCCTTCCGGGTGATTTTACATTTTTTTGTACCGATAATCTGAATCATAAAAAAAGTATAGCAAATTGACGCCCCCCAGAACAGGTGATACTCTGCCATCTATGAAACGAACACGCGTAAAGGAACTGTTATCCTCATCTCCCGGAACTACTCCGGTTTCCGCTAAAGGCTGGATCCGTACCAAACGGGAAAGCAAGGACCTTGTTTTTTTTGAGATAAATGACGGCTCTTGCCTCTCTGCCATCCAGGTCGTGGTAGACCGATCCACAGCCGAAGGGGCCCAGGCCCTGGCGAAGTCCGACCTGCCTCGCCTGCAGACCGGCGCCTCGGTGGCGGTGGAGGGAACCCTGGTGGAAAGCCCGGGGAAGAATCAGGCGGTGGAACTGCATGCCACCTCCATTCAGGTTATCGGTGAAGCTCCCTCAGACAGCTACCCCCTCCAGAAGAAGCGGCATAGCTTTGAGTTCCTCCGGGAGATTGCCCATCTGCGACCCCGGACCAACACCTTCGGCGCGGTCATGCGGGTGAGAAACCGGATGGCCATGGCCATCCACGAGTATTTCCAGCAGTTGGGCTTCACCTGGGTCCACACCCCTATTATTACCGCCAGCGACGCCGAGGGCGCGGGGGAGATGTTCCAGGTTACGACCCTGCCCCTGGAAAAGATTGCGAAGGCAGATCCTTCCCGCTTCAAGGAGGGCATCGATTATTCCCGGGATTTTTTCGGAAAACCAAGCTACCTGACCGTCAGCGGCCAGCTCAACGCAGAAATTTTCGCCACCGCCCTGGACCGGGTGTATACCTTCGGACCGACCTTCCGGGCTGAGAACTCCAATACCAGCAGGCACCTCGCTGAATTCTGGATGATTGAACCCGAGGTAGCCTTCTGCGACATTTCCTGCAATATGGATCTGGCCGAGGGATTTCTGAAGCATGTTCTCCAGGCAGTGCTCCGGGACTGCGCGGAGGATATGGCCTTTTTCGATGCCCGGATCCAGCCGGGAATTCTCAACCAGCTGCAAGAGGTGGTGGACTCCACCTTTACCCGGATTACCTACACCCAGGCGATAGCAGATCTGGAGGCAGGTATGGCCCGGGGAGTTTCCTTTGACTACAAGCCCTCCTGGGGGGCAGATCTCCAGAGCGAGCATGAAAAGTACCTCACCGAGGAGGTCTACCACGGACCGGTAATCGTAACCGACTACCCCAAGGAGATTAAGGCCTTCTACATGAAGCTCAACGAAGACGGGAAAACCGTTCGGGGCATGGATATCCTGGTTCCCCGGCTTGGCGAGATTATCGGGGGCAGCGAGCGCGAAGAACGTCTGGATGTTCTGGAGGCGAGGATGAAGGAGCTTTCCCTGGATCCCCAGGACTACTGGTGGTACCTGGATCTCCGGCGCTTCGGAACCGTACCCCACTCGGGGTTCGGACTGGGATTCGAACGCCTTATCCAGTATGTAACGGGCATGCAAAACATCCGGGATGTAATCCCCTTTCCCCGGACCCCGAAAAATGCAGAGTTTTAGACACCCCCACGGGTCTCAGCC
Proteins encoded in this window:
- a CDS encoding HAD family hydrolase, translating into MLAVFDSDGCVFDTMEPKHRRTFIPQVVRHFGLEALEQELTEVWCRINLYSRSRGLNRFPGLIATLDTLRKDYGFSDLPTLPALREWLAGAPTLSNPALEQAIGNTPEVSEARQELTRVLAWSQDVNNLGKTVLADPGIFSGAEEAMNTLAHQGFTLGVVSQSPRTSVIQHWQSRGLITRYHLSDRMFGQEDGKKADCLIDLTRHPAEDRIPPLPSPGPTDRIQPALPSAQYAPPQHPPGIFFGDAPADLEAAREAGFLFFPIIPGREVQSWQSVLIWLDSWAVPGKIPGKNAETGLTRLQEEFLTSLPPLDEGGFGYNGE
- the folB gene encoding dihydroneopterin aldolase — translated: MKDNQFICQVGFEDFVFDCIIGVYPEERDLPQPLAVTLRCSYDATRAAQSDDVQFAVDYAGMSEVIMQTAQEGEYYLLETLALEVIRALRARWPQVVSGRLELRKPRALSRAGASLLVTEF
- a CDS encoding nitroreductase family protein translates to MPNQPDVLTQLNDRKSVRVFQDRPIAPQERRQIITAALQAPTAGNQMLYTILDIQSQEKKQRLARLCDNQPFIAQAPLVLIFLADCRRWTDIYRAAGLEPRKPQYSDLILALADALIAAQNTVVAAHALNLGSCYIGDIVEQHQEVTSLLTLDPWVVPAAMLVYGYPTEQQIQRRKPPRFDPRYIVQTDSYSPLSETQIRQMFQERSGRDDFDFDHYIQGVYQRKHISEFALEMARSVEIYLKAFA
- a CDS encoding 3-deoxy-7-phosphoheptulonate synthase, which produces MDNHQQQLHDPMAGPIEKTSDLRIASVEALTPPSRLIEEIPITAQSVATVVESRGVIQDILTGRDRRLLGVVGPCSIHDPELGLEYARHFAELRKEVEQEIYLVMRVYFEKPRTKLGWRGLILDPHLNGSYDIQTGLRLARKLLVDITSLGIPTGSEMLDPIVPQYIDDLLSWGAIGARTTESQTHREMASGLSMPIGFKNGTDGNIETAVNAMASSCKPHRFIGIDIHGNTCVLATRGNELSHLILRGGNQGPNYYREQVERSGQLLRQAGLLDRVMVDCSHANSGKDHTRQRLVLEDILRQRLSGVHEITGFMLESNIHEGRQAIPENLDQLKHGVSITDACISLDETRQLLLSARDLLASGSTGF
- a CDS encoding UTP--glucose-1-phosphate uridylyltransferase gives rise to the protein MNNQELAALLEHQGIDADLSLSILERYNTGALHRNAETISGIPNLDGDRILDHDALPTVSLPASEIRRALGELGISASEQDTILIHLQWLAPGKDYSIGAPEYSGAKPLDPPAHDTLMILSPRHYTFLGWILLPLVSFGVLNGGSATSYADEKKNKQPDPGVFSTFRDYFARHAKEVRGIPKGIAPGYYNQDGSPGPSFLVLKLRASLLMAKQCLAIRKSLELPTSQDLRPLFPFFQMTSRANTETILNTYREYENHPLLRPLAEELGIKISDWKTGIQPMVAALTHSDEGEPKSIFLKAYGKPHTPLALPGGHGQNFLTLRTIYRDLFNQGKRLVYLGNVDNLGFLPDPQSIGYLVIDGACAAFDFAFKTRVDTKGGILLRREDGGLTCADIGPAISPEEVSQAEDQGTKILFNCATGLFRLDYLDEHLERIIEELPTRITDQNKDAGKYSQAEQVTWEVLSLLDRFLVFGVNKYHRFLAAKILMDTYLTSGLLPTPPDTDQRDQQDHPARPEISPEVYQVARELHEGLEYLLTHRYGLIQKDGTWIDPGAGQVQ
- the dcd gene encoding dCTP deaminase; this translates as MILSGREIQNKLGSEIIIDPFHPDQLNPNSYNLRLHQDLLVYDNPVLDMRTPNPASRITIPEEGLLLEPHRLYLGRTKEYTATNGLVPMLEGRSSIGRLGLFVHITAGFGDVGFRGFWTLEIFCVQPIRIYSGVQICQIFYHSIQGDYDTYSSGKYQNNTGVQPSLLYRDFQGGDTSAP
- a CDS encoding PilZ domain-containing protein; translation: MIEGSSVLFFAPPPWVREQVVPLFIRKQIPTLVTQSHEGIKQCAEVFPGSIFFCNLDAGVPADEWLRIIGGLAGHLKTRDVALGLCTKAEAGIIASALKPYDLPHRVVDSQRSPQVVLSQMGETLKAFYKPGRRKHLRVNCTDQTRAGYNIKTDGSVRTGRIYDISVAGMACAFDPGHHIHLEQNQRLPGIQLNLGNRLALVDGIVAGMRKTDTATVYVVLFQHSTDTTAQHKILDFISREMQSQFERKVLQGSRPMLGLG
- a CDS encoding arsenate reductase family protein; the encoded protein is MIQIIGTKKCKITRKAERFFKERRIPFQFRDIQEKGLAPRELSHIAQVRSWDEMLDSQSRAYQDRGMAYMEFSVSEELEADQGLIKTPLVRTKTMVAIGDEPEVWKQIALAQS
- the asnS gene encoding asparagine--tRNA ligase, which encodes MKRTRVKELLSSSPGTTPVSAKGWIRTKRESKDLVFFEINDGSCLSAIQVVVDRSTAEGAQALAKSDLPRLQTGASVAVEGTLVESPGKNQAVELHATSIQVIGEAPSDSYPLQKKRHSFEFLREIAHLRPRTNTFGAVMRVRNRMAMAIHEYFQQLGFTWVHTPIITASDAEGAGEMFQVTTLPLEKIAKADPSRFKEGIDYSRDFFGKPSYLTVSGQLNAEIFATALDRVYTFGPTFRAENSNTSRHLAEFWMIEPEVAFCDISCNMDLAEGFLKHVLQAVLRDCAEDMAFFDARIQPGILNQLQEVVDSTFTRITYTQAIADLEAGMARGVSFDYKPSWGADLQSEHEKYLTEEVYHGPVIVTDYPKEIKAFYMKLNEDGKTVRGMDILVPRLGEIIGGSEREERLDVLEARMKELSLDPQDYWWYLDLRRFGTVPHSGFGLGFERLIQYVTGMQNIRDVIPFPRTPKNAEF
- a CDS encoding exopolyphosphatase, producing MDQTAEGTYRLLTRSDFDGLVCAVLLREKGLVDEITFVHPKDMQDGLIPVTDRDITTNLPYVPGVYLAFDHHVSETLRVGPQANHIIDPQAPSAARVVYDYYGGSQAFPAISQEMMDAVDKGDSAQFTLDEVLNPQGWVLLNFIMDARTGLGRFKNFRISNYQLMMDLIDYCRDHSIEEILALRDVKERVDLYFEHQNLFREQLKRCAVVHENVLVINLKDEDPIYAGNRFVKYALFPDTSVSIQIVWGFQRRNTVFSVGRSIFNRSSQVNIGELMLRYGGGGHAAAGTCQIDGQIEDEVLKDLIQSLHEE
- a CDS encoding glucokinase — encoded protein: MKTIPYSNQSPMVLAGDIGGTNTTLALVERGSAGDFTVLASKRFSSQDLSGMEEAIAQALDEFSADHPQASLRGCCLSGAGPVVDNICHTSNIPWNIDGPAIQKKFGLPTIIINDFSAICYGIPLLDPADPAQLTPLPHPDGTMPAQSEMLPGLSVQAVVGAGTGLGIGYLVKEGQRYVAFPSEAGHSDFGAFDPETRELQAYLHEKIGANPGTEQYVSGQGIVNIHEFFCSRQSALNETNTAILGLPRDQRAPEISKASDSDPICGKSLQLFVQMYARFASSMALTYLPKGGLFLAGGIAAKNKQWFIKDSFFMETFLKNYKESMKAALYNIPVYIVEDYGISLSGAAHGFFSLNQ
- a CDS encoding 4Fe-4S binding protein, which codes for MAYSINSECINCGACEPECPVEAISEQGDVRVIDPEACTSCGACAEVCPVDAIDAG